A genomic window from Quercus lobata isolate SW786 chromosome 10, ValleyOak3.0 Primary Assembly, whole genome shotgun sequence includes:
- the LOC115965455 gene encoding protein TIFY 6B isoform X1, whose protein sequence is MERDFLGLSSKNVSVTVKEELNDDSISMSSALLRGSGMQWSFSNKVSAVPQFLSFRPAQEDRPRKNVNDSLATSGFMTVSTANVFDSNQKSYTVIQKNLITDKQAGNHYAMTAYPIQHFDAHSVHRPQEVRIFPVSNQLNQTSPIALGTTVLQSHLASTSQNVVGSTIKPQPLGGITAPISVVPLRGSMVGTTDLRDASKSSKAPTQLTIFYAGSVCVYDDVTPEKAQAIMLLAGNGSSPADNITQSTAQERALIPRSSPSDSITTQSHTTTLFPGLPSPLFLTSQAGSQSGVVASSTNEVVTGKPRGSSSFPTKHSEPPKVVSPAGCAAKTIIQTVALPQARKASLARFLEKRRERVSTTPYYFSKNNPDCSTPGPDGVGYSANSSGSCPLPAIK, encoded by the exons ATGGAGAGGGACTTCTTGGGTTTGAGCTCAAAAAATGTTTCAGTCACAGTGAAAGAGGAGCTCAATGATGACTCTATCTCTATGAGCTCAG CCCTGCTTAGAGGTTCAGGCATGCAGTGGTCATTCTCAAACAAGGTATCTGCTGTTCCTCAATTCCTGTCTTTCAGGCCTGCACAGgaagataggccgagaaagaatgTAAATGATTCACTAGCAACATCCGGGTTTATGACTGTTTCAACTGCCAATGTTTTTGACTCTAACCAGAAATCTTACACAGTAATCCAG AAGAATTTAATTACTGATAAGCAAGCGGGGAACCACTATGCAATGACAGCCTATCCTATACAACACTTTGATGCACATTCAGTTCATCGCCCCCAAGAAGTGAGAATATTCCCAGTCTCCAATCAACTAAATCAAACAAGTCCAATCGCTTTGGGCACTACTGTTCTCCAGTCTCATCTTGCATCCACAAGCCAGAATGTTGTTGGTTCTACCATAAAACCACAACCTCTTGGAGGAATCACAGCCCCTATTTCTGTCGTGCCACTTAGAGGTTCCATGGTTGGTACCACTGATCTCAG ggATGCTTCAAAATCCTCCAAGGCACCTACTCAGCTAACAATCTTTTATGCTGGCTCAGTCTGTGTTTATGATGATGTGACTCCTGAGAAG GCTCAAGCAATTATGCTACTGGCTGGAAATGGGTCTTCTCCAGCGGATAATATAACACAATCAACAGCTCAAGAGCGGGCATTGATTCCTCGGTCTTCCCCAAGTGATTCGATTACAACCCAGTCCCATACCACAACACTGTTCCCAGGGCTTCCAAGTCCTCTTTTTCTTACATCCCAAGCTGGTTCTCAGTCTGGAGTAGTAGCAAGTAGCACCAATGAAGTAGTGACAGGAAAACCCAGGGGATCTTCATCATTTCCTACTAAACATTCAGAGCCTCCTAAAGTAGTCAGCCCAGCAGGATGTGCTGCTAAAACCATAATTCAAACAG tAGCTTTGCCTCAAGCGCGTAAAGCATCCTTGGCTCGATTTTTAGAGAAGCGCAGGGAAAG GGTGAGCACAACACCATACTATTTCAGCAAGAATAATCCAGACTGCAGCACTCCTGGACCTGATGGTGTGGGTTACTCTGCCAATTCCTCTGGCTCCTGTCCTCTCCCAGCAATCAAATAG
- the LOC115965455 gene encoding protein TIFY 6B isoform X2, with translation MERDFLGLSSKNVSVTVKEELNDDSISMSSALLRGSGMQWSFSNKVSAVPQFLSFRPAQEDRPRKNVNDSLATSGFMTVSTANVFDSNQKSYTKNLITDKQAGNHYAMTAYPIQHFDAHSVHRPQEVRIFPVSNQLNQTSPIALGTTVLQSHLASTSQNVVGSTIKPQPLGGITAPISVVPLRGSMVGTTDLRDASKSSKAPTQLTIFYAGSVCVYDDVTPEKAQAIMLLAGNGSSPADNITQSTAQERALIPRSSPSDSITTQSHTTTLFPGLPSPLFLTSQAGSQSGVVASSTNEVVTGKPRGSSSFPTKHSEPPKVVSPAGCAAKTIIQTVALPQARKASLARFLEKRRERVSTTPYYFSKNNPDCSTPGPDGVGYSANSSGSCPLPAIK, from the exons ATGGAGAGGGACTTCTTGGGTTTGAGCTCAAAAAATGTTTCAGTCACAGTGAAAGAGGAGCTCAATGATGACTCTATCTCTATGAGCTCAG CCCTGCTTAGAGGTTCAGGCATGCAGTGGTCATTCTCAAACAAGGTATCTGCTGTTCCTCAATTCCTGTCTTTCAGGCCTGCACAGgaagataggccgagaaagaatgTAAATGATTCACTAGCAACATCCGGGTTTATGACTGTTTCAACTGCCAATGTTTTTGACTCTAACCAGAAATCTTACACA AAGAATTTAATTACTGATAAGCAAGCGGGGAACCACTATGCAATGACAGCCTATCCTATACAACACTTTGATGCACATTCAGTTCATCGCCCCCAAGAAGTGAGAATATTCCCAGTCTCCAATCAACTAAATCAAACAAGTCCAATCGCTTTGGGCACTACTGTTCTCCAGTCTCATCTTGCATCCACAAGCCAGAATGTTGTTGGTTCTACCATAAAACCACAACCTCTTGGAGGAATCACAGCCCCTATTTCTGTCGTGCCACTTAGAGGTTCCATGGTTGGTACCACTGATCTCAG ggATGCTTCAAAATCCTCCAAGGCACCTACTCAGCTAACAATCTTTTATGCTGGCTCAGTCTGTGTTTATGATGATGTGACTCCTGAGAAG GCTCAAGCAATTATGCTACTGGCTGGAAATGGGTCTTCTCCAGCGGATAATATAACACAATCAACAGCTCAAGAGCGGGCATTGATTCCTCGGTCTTCCCCAAGTGATTCGATTACAACCCAGTCCCATACCACAACACTGTTCCCAGGGCTTCCAAGTCCTCTTTTTCTTACATCCCAAGCTGGTTCTCAGTCTGGAGTAGTAGCAAGTAGCACCAATGAAGTAGTGACAGGAAAACCCAGGGGATCTTCATCATTTCCTACTAAACATTCAGAGCCTCCTAAAGTAGTCAGCCCAGCAGGATGTGCTGCTAAAACCATAATTCAAACAG tAGCTTTGCCTCAAGCGCGTAAAGCATCCTTGGCTCGATTTTTAGAGAAGCGCAGGGAAAG GGTGAGCACAACACCATACTATTTCAGCAAGAATAATCCAGACTGCAGCACTCCTGGACCTGATGGTGTGGGTTACTCTGCCAATTCCTCTGGCTCCTGTCCTCTCCCAGCAATCAAATAG